One Beggiatoa leptomitoformis DNA segment encodes these proteins:
- a CDS encoding pathogenesis-related family 1 protein encodes MQKSVFYKMAIVIVLSITSSCSNHKPSMNTATRQSQPTESKVIDPVVESPRQLDPALADELKNKPAVEGVAVPTTPTPPPAIPAPVSVEPQPTLATPVLQSSTVTEDVNEPAAFKGMVAAHNRWRQKVNVSAVRWSVDVASVAQRWANQLQTKGCPLEHSYQGGYGENIAASTGMGLTPERVVDLWASEVEDYDYVNNRCKAGKVCGHYTQVVWQASAEIGCGKASCGNTEVWVCNYNPPGNYVGTKPY; translated from the coding sequence ATGCAAAAATCTGTTTTTTATAAGATGGCGATAGTAATCGTATTGAGTATAACCAGTAGCTGTAGTAATCATAAACCATCGATGAATACGGCAACCCGTCAATCACAACCAACAGAATCAAAAGTGATTGACCCCGTTGTAGAATCGCCACGTCAACTCGACCCTGCATTAGCCGATGAGCTAAAAAATAAACCCGCTGTAGAGGGTGTCGCAGTGCCAACAACACCGACTCCACCGCCCGCCATTCCTGCCCCTGTTTCAGTTGAACCACAACCAACCCTTGCAACGCCCGTGTTACAATCCTCTACTGTAACAGAAGATGTTAATGAACCCGCTGCGTTTAAGGGAATGGTTGCAGCGCATAATCGTTGGCGGCAAAAGGTAAATGTTTCTGCCGTTCGCTGGTCTGTGGATGTTGCAAGTGTTGCGCAACGCTGGGCAAATCAATTACAAACAAAGGGATGTCCTTTAGAACATAGCTATCAGGGCGGATATGGTGAAAATATCGCCGCTAGCACAGGTATGGGTCTTACCCCTGAGCGTGTTGTTGATTTGTGGGCAAGTGAAGTTGAAGATTATGATTATGTTAATAATCGTTGCAAAGCGGGTAAGGTTTGCGGGCATTACACTCAAGTCGTGTGGCAGGCGAGTGCAGAAATTGGGTGTGGTAAAGCCAGTTGTGGCAATACGGAAGTATGGGTTTGTAATTACAACCCACCCGGTAATTATGTGGGGACTAAACCTTATTAG
- a CDS encoding MarR family winged helix-turn-helix transcriptional regulator, whose protein sequence is MINKNTQTLNLEDLFSFQLMRLSNVLALGASRYYTTRFNIGLTEWRVLATIARYAPISAQEVSKRTGVDKGWVSRAVNSLLSRHWIIREPNPEDGRILKLTLTTEGIAVHQEGISAATKRQKRLLTNVSITEQQLLMDLLIRLHQQAVIMLEEQESLDKQGG, encoded by the coding sequence ATGATAAATAAAAATACACAAACGTTGAACTTAGAAGACTTATTCTCTTTTCAACTGATGCGTTTATCCAACGTGTTAGCACTTGGAGCATCTCGTTATTACACAACACGTTTTAATATTGGTTTAACAGAATGGCGTGTATTAGCAACTATCGCTCGTTATGCGCCCATTTCAGCACAAGAGGTAAGTAAACGCACAGGGGTTGATAAAGGTTGGGTGAGTCGCGCAGTGAATAGTTTACTCAGCCGTCACTGGATTATTCGTGAGCCGAATCCTGAAGATGGACGTATTTTAAAACTGACCTTAACAACTGAAGGGATTGCTGTTCATCAAGAAGGCATAAGCGCGGCTACAAAGCGACAGAAACGACTGCTTACCAATGTTTCTATTACAGAACAACAATTATTAATGGATTTATTGATTCGTTTACATCAACAAGCAGTTATTATGCTAGAAGAACAAGAATCATTAGATAAACAAGGAGGATAA
- a CDS encoding restriction endonuclease subunit S, producing the protein MNSNKNLLVPKLRFPEFLGAGGWEGETLGEIGENLDSQRVPITEQYRIKGKIPYYGASGIIDFVKDFIFDEDLLCISEDGANLVTRTYPIAFSISGKTWVNNHVHILRFKNKSTQSMVENYLNSIRLDSYLTGMAQPKLNRAKLDIIPVPLPSLPEQQKIADCLTSLDDLIISETQQRDALKRHKKGLMQQLFPAEGETVPKLRFPEFLEAGEWEGETLGEIGENLDSQRVPITEQYRIKGKIPYYGASGIIDFVKDFIFDEDLLCISEDGANLVTRTYPIAFSISGKTWVNNHVHILRFKNKSTQSMVENYLNSIRLDSYLTGMAQPKLNRAKLDIIPVPLPSLPEQQKIASCLSSLDDLITAQAQKIAALKKHKKGLMQQLFPKTSEL; encoded by the coding sequence ATGAACAGTAATAAGAATTTGTTAGTGCCTAAATTGCGCTTTCCTGAGTTTTTGGGGGCGGGGGGGTGGGAGGGGGAAACATTGGGGGAAATAGGAGAAAATTTAGACTCTCAAAGAGTTCCTATAACAGAACAATATCGAATTAAAGGTAAAATTCCATATTATGGTGCATCTGGCATCATAGATTTTGTTAAAGATTTTATTTTTGATGAGGATTTACTCTGTATCTCAGAAGATGGCGCGAATTTAGTTACACGTACATATCCTATTGCATTTTCAATATCGGGAAAAACATGGGTAAATAATCACGTGCATATTTTAAGATTCAAAAATAAATCAACACAGTCAATGGTAGAAAACTATTTAAACTCAATAAGATTAGACTCATATTTAACAGGAATGGCACAACCTAAATTAAATAGGGCTAAATTAGATATTATTCCTGTTCCTTTACCTTCTCTCCCCGAACAACAAAAAATTGCCGATTGTCTCACCTCGCTTGACGACCTCATCATTTCAGAGACGCAACAGCGCGACGCGCTTAAACGTCATAAAAAGGGATTGATGCAACAGCTTTTTCCCGCAGAAGGCGAAACTGTTCCTAAATTGCGCTTTCCTGAGTTTTTGGAGGCGGGAGAGTGGGAGGGGGAAACGTTGGGGGAAATAGGAGAAAATTTAGACTCTCAAAGAGTTCCTATAACAGAACAATATCGAATTAAAGGTAAAATTCCATATTATGGTGCATCTGGCATCATAGATTTTGTTAAAGATTTTATTTTTGATGAGGATTTACTCTGTATCTCAGAAGATGGCGCGAATTTAGTTACACGTACATATCCTATTGCATTTTCAATATCGGGAAAAACATGGGTAAATAATCACGTGCATATTTTAAGATTCAAAAATAAATCAACACAGTCAATGGTAGAAAACTATTTAAACTCAATAAGATTAGACTCATATTTAACAGGAATGGCACAACCTAAATTAAATAGGGCTAAATTAGATATTATTCCTGTTCCTTTACCTTCTCTCCCCGAACAACAAAAAATCGCCTCCTGCCTCTCCTCCCTTGACGACCTCATCACCGCCCAAGCCCAAAAAATTGCGGCACTGAAAAAACACAAAAAAGGACTGATGCAACAACTCTTTCCCAAAACGTCTGAACTGTGA
- a CDS encoding IS5 family transposase (programmed frameshift): MSRRYALTDEQWSKLEPLLPGRKGHVGMTAKDNRLFIDAVLFRYRSGIPWRDLPERFGDFRVVHTRFSRWSQKGVWERVFKILSADADNEYAMIDSTIVRAHQHSSGGGADEAIGRSAGGLSTKINSVVDALGNPTLFFLTAGQASDLEGADALIPQIKANALLADKAYDADERVRDVLKQKSIEPVIPFRKNRLNPPDYDKALYKARYLIEHFFGKLKQYRAIATRYDKRARNFLSGVYLASTLILLA; this comes from the exons ATGAGTCGTCGCTATGCCTTAACCGATGAACAATGGTCAAAACTAGAACCGCTACTCCCTGGGCGTAAAGGACATGTCGGGATGACGGCTAAAGATAACCGCTTGTTTATTGATGCTGTTCTATTCCGTTATCGCAGTGGCATTCCTTGGCGCGACCTTCCCGAACGCTTTGGTGATTTCCGTGTTGTCCATACCCGCTTCAGTCGTTGGTCTCAGAAAGGTGTCTGGGAACGTGTTTTCAAGATACTAAGTGCCGATGCTGATAACGAATATGCCATGATAGACAGCACTATAGTTAGAGCGCATCAACATAGTAGTGGTGGTGGCGCGGATGAAGCCATTGGACGTAGCGCAGGGGGTTTAAGTACCAAGATTAACTCCGTTGTTGACGCACTGGGCAATCCGACCCTTTTTT TTTTGACTGCGGGACAGGCAAGCGACCTTGAAGGGGCTGATGCTCTTATTCCTCAGATAAAGGCAAACGCTTTATTGGCTGATAAGGCTTATGATGCTGATGAACGGGTTAGAGATGTTTTAAAACAGAAAAGCATAGAACCTGTGATTCCGTTCAGGAAAAATCGTTTAAATCCACCTGATTATGATAAAGCTCTTTATAAGGCACGTTATTTAATCGAGCATTTCTTTGGTAAATTAAAGCAATATCGTGCAATAGCTACACGATATGATAAACGCGCTAGGAATTTCTTAAGTGGGGTTTATTTGGCTTCTACCTTGATTCTTTTAGCTTGA
- a CDS encoding sulfur globule family protein → MLKIAKVLALSTVLGAGFVAAPAHAWWGGPGSGWGNNEWGPFDGSGWGDFNMSMGGGGRGYGRQYNNYNYSGYPGYYGGYAPAPAYGAAPYGGYAPAPYAGYGVAPAPYAGYGAAPYGGGYAPAPYAGYGVAPYGAVPPASVPAPAAPEAK, encoded by the coding sequence ATGTTAAAAATTGCCAAAGTGTTAGCATTATCTACCGTTCTTGGTGCAGGTTTTGTGGCTGCGCCTGCTCATGCATGGTGGGGCGGCCCTGGTTCAGGTTGGGGCAACAATGAATGGGGTCCCTTTGATGGTTCAGGTTGGGGTGATTTCAACATGAGCATGGGCGGTGGCGGTCGTGGTTATGGTCGTCAATATAACAATTACAACTATAGTGGCTATCCCGGTTATTACGGTGGCTACGCGCCTGCACCTGCATACGGTGCTGCACCTTATGGTGGTTACGCACCTGCGCCTTATGCTGGTTATGGTGTTGCGCCCGCGCCTTATGCAGGTTATGGTGCTGCGCCTTATGGTGGTGGTTATGCACCCGCGCCCTACGCAGGCTATGGTGTCGCCCCTTATGGTGCAGTTCCTCCAGCGAGTGTTCCTGCCCCCGCCGCGCCTGAAGCAAAATAA
- a CDS encoding DUF2726 domain-containing protein, protein MDIKLIGLVVLGLLLVIILIYGYYQRQQDSLAFINTPRAGYKNRKGFWWYRNLYRTNLPDVAIYGESDKKQVLTHPAVITSEYPIAQQLQTGHLGEHSYPYQAKLTLLSVAEMVLFNALQQALQRQPYILLAKVHLAEVLETIPDLEVKAKRIALERLRQKRLDFVICSSDTASICGVIAVEEVFDAEKPLSTQLHDKFVDKVLETANIPIVHIVLREQYDSQELQAQLTKILKLSLQAVNTVTEKLCPTCGATMKRVSPKNGQYAGRHFLACSHYPQCKTVFPL, encoded by the coding sequence ATGGATATTAAATTAATTGGTTTGGTTGTATTGGGATTGTTGTTAGTTATCATATTGATTTATGGGTATTATCAGCGACAACAGGATAGTTTAGCTTTTATTAATACACCGCGTGCAGGTTATAAAAATCGTAAGGGTTTTTGGTGGTATAGAAATTTATATCGGACTAATTTACCTGATGTTGCTATTTATGGCGAAAGCGATAAGAAGCAGGTATTAACACATCCCGCTGTAATTACATCAGAATATCCAATAGCACAACAGCTACAAACAGGGCATTTAGGCGAGCATAGTTATCCTTATCAGGCAAAATTAACATTACTATCCGTCGCAGAAATGGTGTTATTCAATGCGTTACAGCAAGCATTGCAGCGGCAACCATATATCTTATTGGCTAAAGTACATCTTGCTGAGGTGTTAGAAACTATTCCTGATTTGGAGGTGAAGGCGAAACGAATCGCCCTTGAACGGCTACGACAAAAACGGTTAGATTTTGTTATTTGTTCAAGCGACACGGCATCGATATGTGGGGTTATTGCTGTTGAGGAGGTATTTGATGCGGAAAAACCGTTAAGTACGCAGTTGCATGATAAATTTGTTGATAAGGTATTAGAAACGGCAAATATTCCTATTGTGCATATTGTGTTACGTGAGCAATATGATAGCCAAGAATTACAGGCACAATTGACAAAAATATTGAAGTTATCACTACAAGCTGTTAATACAGTTACAGAAAAATTATGTCCTACTTGTGGAGCAACTATGAAACGTGTTTCCCCAAAAAATGGACAGTATGCAGGAAGGCATTTTTTAGCATGTAGTCATTATCCACAGTGTAAAACCGTTTTTCCGTTGTAG
- a CDS encoding GxxExxY protein gives MIKEQYKYSDLTSKIIGCAMKVHSTLGSGFREVIYQRALAIEMNLEGIAFNREFEMPIFYREQQIGTRRVDFLVQNVISVELKATTQLENVHFAQAINYLEAYNLEIGLLINFGELSLNFKRLNNKKYKAPLTKIQSKNPQ, from the coding sequence ATGATTAAAGAACAATACAAATACTCCGATTTAACCTCAAAAATTATCGGATGTGCCATGAAAGTACACTCCACGTTAGGCAGTGGCTTTCGAGAAGTCATTTATCAAAGAGCCTTAGCAATAGAAATGAACTTAGAAGGCATCGCCTTTAACAGAGAATTCGAAATGCCCATTTTCTACCGTGAACAACAAATTGGCACGCGAAGAGTCGATTTTTTAGTTCAAAATGTTATTTCTGTAGAATTAAAAGCCACCACCCAATTAGAAAATGTACATTTTGCCCAAGCTATCAACTACCTAGAAGCCTACAACCTAGAAATTGGCTTATTAATAAATTTTGGAGAACTCAGCCTAAATTTTAAACGACTGAATAACAAAAAATATAAAGCCCCCCTCACAAAAATCCAAAGTAAAAACCCACAATGA
- a CDS encoding type I restriction endonuclease subunit R, whose product MLEQDIEDLLIEKLNDLKYIYRADIRDRATLEQNFRQHFEALNHIQLTDKEFSRLLNQITLPDVFTAAKYLRERNSFERDDGTPLHYTLVNIKDWCKNTFEVVNQLRINTNNSYHRYDVILLINGVPVVQIELKTLAISPRRAIEQIIDYKNDIGNGYSKTLLCFIQLFIVSNRSDTWYFANNHHRHFSFNADERFLPIYQFANEHNQKITHLDSFAKEFLSKCTLGEMISRYMVLVNSEQKLLMMRPYQIYAVKAIVDCIHQHCGNGYIWHTTGSGKTLTSFKAATLLKDNPDIDKCLFVVDRKDLDRQTREEFNKFQEACVEENTNTAALVQRLLSDDYADKVIVTTIQKLGLALDDNSKHDNGKKKHNYKARLETQRNKRMVFIFDECHRSQFGENHKAIKAFFPNAQLFGFTGTPIFEENASYQQVEGQQASHKTTKDIFQNQLHAYTITHAIEDRNVLRFHIDYYKAEGENAPNADTIIAKQAIVDAIFTKHNTATNERKFNAILATASINDAIEYYELFKTLQTQAHSEHNDFQPLNIACIFSPPAEGNKDVKQLQDDLLQEKADNEQNPEEKKAALKIIIDDYNARYSTNHSINEFDLYYQDVQKRIKDQQYPNSDLPHTQKIDITIVVDMLLTGFDSKYLNTLYVDKKLKYHNLIQAFSRTNRILNDTKPYGNILDFRQQQTAVDTAIELFSGHTAKSAKEIWLVDDAATVITALEDAIRNLDNFMVSQGLENTPSAVPNLKGDVARSQFIKAFKEIQRVKTRLDQYTDLTAENKAYIEQMLPKDQLQGFKGVYLETAQQLRELQDKKGNTAPAEVQQLDFEFVLFASSIIDYDYIMSLIARYSQQPPDKQAMSREELINLIQSDAKFIDEREDIAEYIKTLETGNGLDVQNIRTGYEHFKAGKQTRQLMTIADKYGLELSSLQSFVDAVLRRMVFDSEQLNELFAPLGLGWKARGQKESALMDDLIPLLHKCAKGREISGLVVYEQ is encoded by the coding sequence ATGCTTGAGCAAGACATCGAAGATTTATTGATTGAAAAATTAAACGACCTTAAATATATCTATCGTGCTGATATTCGTGACCGCGCAACCTTAGAACAAAACTTTCGCCAGCATTTTGAAGCGTTGAATCATATTCAACTAACGGATAAAGAATTTAGTCGGCTGTTAAATCAAATTACTCTCCCCGATGTTTTTACGGCGGCCAAATATTTACGTGAACGGAATAGTTTCGAGCGGGATGATGGTACGCCACTACATTATACCCTTGTTAATATTAAAGATTGGTGCAAAAATACCTTTGAAGTTGTCAACCAATTACGCATTAATACTAATAATAGTTATCATCGTTATGACGTGATATTGCTGATTAACGGTGTGCCTGTGGTACAAATTGAATTAAAAACCCTCGCCATTAGTCCCCGACGCGCAATCGAACAAATTATTGATTATAAAAACGACATCGGCAACGGCTACAGTAAAACCCTGCTTTGTTTTATACAACTGTTTATCGTTAGCAACCGCAGCGATACATGGTATTTTGCTAATAATCACCATCGGCATTTTAGTTTTAATGCGGATGAGCGTTTTTTACCCATTTATCAATTCGCTAATGAACATAATCAAAAGATTACCCATTTAGATAGTTTTGCTAAAGAATTTTTATCTAAATGCACATTGGGCGAAATGATTAGCCGTTACATGGTGTTGGTAAACAGCGAGCAAAAATTGCTGATGATGCGCCCTTATCAAATTTATGCGGTTAAAGCCATTGTCGATTGCATTCATCAACATTGTGGCAACGGTTATATTTGGCACACGACAGGCAGCGGCAAAACATTAACCTCGTTTAAAGCCGCTACCTTACTCAAAGATAATCCTGATATTGATAAATGCCTATTCGTGGTTGACCGCAAAGATTTAGACCGCCAAACACGAGAAGAATTTAATAAATTTCAAGAAGCTTGTGTTGAAGAAAACACCAATACAGCCGCCCTAGTACAACGATTGCTTTCTGATGATTACGCCGATAAAGTCATCGTTACCACCATCCAAAAGCTCGGGCTTGCGCTTGATGACAATAGCAAACACGACAACGGAAAAAAGAAACACAACTATAAAGCGCGTTTAGAAACACAACGGAATAAACGCATGGTATTTATTTTTGATGAATGCCACCGCTCGCAATTTGGCGAAAATCACAAAGCAATTAAAGCCTTTTTTCCCAATGCGCAATTATTTGGCTTTACAGGCACACCAATTTTTGAAGAAAATGCCAGTTATCAACAGGTAGAAGGACAACAAGCCTCTCATAAAACAACCAAAGATATTTTTCAAAACCAACTACATGCCTACACCATCACCCACGCGATTGAAGACCGTAATGTCTTACGCTTTCATATTGATTATTACAAAGCTGAGGGCGAAAACGCCCCAAATGCAGACACCATTATTGCCAAGCAAGCCATCGTCGATGCGATTTTTACCAAACACAACACTGCCACGAATGAACGCAAATTTAACGCGATTTTGGCAACGGCTTCAATTAATGATGCGATTGAATATTATGAATTATTTAAAACCTTACAAACACAAGCGCACAGCGAACATAATGATTTTCAACCGCTGAATATTGCCTGTATTTTTTCGCCACCTGCGGAAGGCAACAAGGATGTAAAACAATTACAGGATGATTTGTTACAGGAAAAAGCGGATAACGAACAAAACCCCGAAGAAAAGAAAGCCGCGCTTAAAATCATCATTGACGACTATAATGCCCGTTATAGCACTAATCACAGCATTAACGAATTTGATTTGTACTATCAAGACGTACAAAAACGCATTAAAGACCAACAATATCCTAATAGCGATTTGCCACACACGCAAAAAATAGACATCACTATTGTTGTAGATATGTTATTAACGGGTTTTGATTCTAAGTATTTAAATACGTTGTATGTTGATAAAAAACTTAAATATCATAATCTTATACAAGCATTTTCGCGTACAAATCGCATTCTCAATGATACTAAACCTTATGGCAATATTTTGGATTTTCGCCAGCAACAAACCGCTGTTGATACGGCTATCGAATTGTTTTCTGGACATACGGCTAAATCGGCTAAAGAAATTTGGTTAGTTGATGATGCTGCGACGGTGATAACAGCGTTAGAAGATGCCATCAGAAACTTGGATAATTTTATGGTTTCTCAGGGGTTAGAGAATACACCCAGTGCAGTGCCTAATTTAAAAGGCGATGTGGCCCGCAGTCAGTTTATTAAAGCATTTAAGGAAATACAGCGCGTTAAAACGCGACTTGACCAATACACCGATTTAACGGCAGAGAATAAAGCATACATCGAGCAAATGTTGCCCAAAGACCAGTTGCAAGGTTTTAAAGGGGTTTATTTAGAAACGGCGCAACAACTGAGAGAATTACAAGATAAAAAAGGCAATACAGCCCCCGCAGAAGTGCAACAACTTGATTTTGAGTTTGTTTTATTCGCATCTAGCATTATCGATTACGATTACATTATGTCGTTGATTGCGCGCTATTCGCAACAACCGCCTGATAAACAGGCAATGAGCCGTGAAGAATTGATTAATTTGATTCAATCCGATGCTAAATTTATCGATGAGCGTGAAGATATTGCCGAATATATCAAAACCTTAGAAACAGGCAACGGCTTGGATGTGCAGAACATTCGCACGGGTTATGAACATTTTAAGGCAGGGAAACAAACGCGCCAATTAATGACGATTGCAGATAAATATGGTTTAGAACTGAGTAGCTTACAAAGTTTTGTAGATGCTGTGTTGCGTCGAATGGTTTTTGATAGTGAACAGCTTAATGAATTATTCGCTCCCTTGGGTTTAGGTTGGAAAGCCCGAGGACAAAAAGAGTCGGCTTTAATGGATGATTTAATTCCATTATTGCATAAATGTGCTAAAGGTCGGGAAATTTCGGGGTTAGTGGTGTATGAACAGTAA
- the dut gene encoding dUTP diphosphatase, translated as MRQIEAKIINPLIGNSIPLPTYATDGAAGMDLRACLSEPVILEAGETRLIGSGIAINIHDKTLAAVLLPRSGLGTKYGIVLANLVGLCDSDYQGEIQIAVWNRSQQAFTINPGERLCQLVFVPIIQVQLQLVDTFSQMSQRGEGGFGHTGRQ; from the coding sequence ATGCGACAGATTGAAGCTAAAATTATTAATCCACTGATTGGAAATAGCATTCCTTTACCCACTTATGCAACGGATGGTGCAGCGGGCATGGATTTGCGGGCTTGTTTAAGTGAGCCAGTCATTCTTGAAGCAGGGGAAACACGATTAATTGGTAGTGGGATTGCCATTAATATTCATGATAAAACACTGGCGGCAGTATTATTACCCCGCTCAGGTTTAGGCACGAAATATGGTATTGTTCTCGCCAATTTGGTTGGGCTATGTGATTCTGATTATCAAGGCGAAATTCAAATTGCTGTCTGGAATCGCAGTCAGCAAGCCTTTACAATTAACCCCGGTGAACGTCTATGTCAATTGGTGTTTGTGCCAATTATCCAAGTACAGTTACAGCTAGTTGATACCTTTAGCCAAATGAGCCAACGGGGTGAAGGTGGATTTGGACATACTGGCAGACAATAG
- a CDS encoding TRAP transporter substrate-binding protein: MIKITRWLMPLLGALTMLTAALPSYAADTFNWKMVTTWPPNFPIFQTGVVRFAKDVETMSNGRIKIQVFAGGELVPALQTFDAVSQGTIELGHGAAYYWAGKVPAAQFMTAVPFGMTAKAMNAWFYYGDGLKLWQEVYAPFGVVPFPGGNTGVQMGGWFNKKIDSVKDLQGLKMRIPGLGGKVIAKAGGTPVLLAGGEIYTALERKTIDATEWVGPFHDERLGLYRAAQYYYYPGWHEPGTVLEVIVNKKAWDSLPPDLQKIVESAASSLNVTMYAEFEASNNKALRELKEKYKVQILPFPADVLKELHRLTKEVLAEEAGKDPLFKKVYDSFLAFQADNDAWTVVSDDAYSNALKE, from the coding sequence ATGATTAAGATAACCCGCTGGTTAATGCCCTTGTTAGGTGCATTAACAATGCTAACGGCTGCCTTGCCAAGCTATGCCGCTGATACGTTTAATTGGAAAATGGTGACGACATGGCCACCTAATTTCCCTATTTTTCAAACAGGGGTTGTGCGTTTTGCCAAAGATGTCGAAACCATGAGTAATGGACGCATCAAAATTCAGGTGTTTGCTGGTGGCGAATTAGTGCCTGCATTACAAACATTTGATGCCGTTTCGCAAGGTACTATCGAGTTAGGACATGGGGCTGCGTATTATTGGGCGGGTAAAGTGCCTGCAGCGCAGTTTATGACCGCCGTTCCGTTTGGGATGACGGCAAAAGCCATGAACGCATGGTTTTATTATGGTGATGGGTTAAAATTGTGGCAGGAAGTTTATGCTCCATTTGGGGTTGTGCCTTTTCCCGGTGGGAATACGGGCGTACAAATGGGCGGGTGGTTTAATAAGAAAATTGATAGTGTTAAAGACTTACAAGGTCTGAAAATGCGGATTCCCGGTTTAGGTGGCAAAGTTATTGCTAAAGCAGGGGGAACACCTGTTTTACTCGCGGGTGGTGAGATTTATACGGCGTTAGAACGGAAAACTATCGATGCAACGGAATGGGTTGGGCCTTTCCATGATGAACGCTTAGGGTTGTATCGTGCAGCACAATATTATTATTATCCCGGTTGGCATGAACCCGGTACGGTATTAGAGGTTATTGTTAATAAGAAGGCATGGGATTCTTTGCCACCTGATTTACAAAAAATTGTGGAAAGTGCGGCAAGTTCTTTAAATGTTACCATGTACGCAGAATTTGAGGCTTCTAATAATAAAGCACTGCGTGAGTTGAAAGAGAAATACAAAGTACAAATATTGCCCTTTCCTGCTGATGTGTTAAAGGAATTGCATCGTTTAACAAAAGAGGTTTTAGCCGAAGAAGCAGGAAAAGACCCTTTGTTTAAAAAAGTTTATGATTCTTTCTTGGCATTCCAAGCAGATAATGACGCATGGACCGTTGTTTCAGATGATGCTTATAGCAACGCGTTGAAAGAATAA